The Solanum lycopersicum chromosome 8, SLM_r2.1 DNA segment tttcttgttttatacacttcgttttatacaatttgctccAACTGtgtatgtatagcgaattatacaacagtttctatgtttgctatgaagcacaattatgcaaactttgttttagcatacaaatatgaattttttatttgttatacgTGAAAGTTGCCCATTAAAGTTTAGGAAGAAGTCTAAATGGATAATGAATGTATTTAATGTAAGActgttttgagaaataaataaaaggaaagacaAATAATAGTATTTGAATACAAgttattcttaaaatattaacattttaaataaatattttaaagtgtagaTATTTgtactaattaaattagaaattgtGACTAGTTTACTAATCAATTCTTTTTAATATGTTACTTGACAAAAATATCTTAGggattttacatatatattcttggtgtaacaacatgattataatttataatacttcaacaaattgtAAATTTATCTTACTAAATAAACACCAAGTTCAACCCATTTTTTCATACTTGAAAAACAACAATATATTCCACATTtaacaaatcataaatttatcggagtgtttgttattatttgagtttaaagtttcaactttcaagtaaaatgtcccTATTGAATATcgataaattaaagaaaaaaattcaataaatatttcttGGGGCCAAAGCATTTGAGaccaaataataatataatagataGGCCCAATCTGAGAAGCAAATATtcaacatttataataataaaaaaaagtaaatccaATATGAAATTGAAATTCCAGGAGAGTGATTTTACATGAAATAATTTGAACTtatttgatacatgaatttaatATTCTGAAAGTACATATTCGATGAAACAGTATATTTGTCGTATTAAGAATCTATCTCGTGTTTGATTTCATGTGCAATAATCCACAATTGTTTTGAAGTAATTTAGACCAATATGAAAtctaagagatttttttttagataatcaCTTGAAATGGATGGTACATAAAAATGttcttataaattattaaaatttgtaaaaagatTAAATggatatatatacacatttttGTGGAGCTTGTCaaatattatgcaaaaatacatAAAACGTTTTGTAGTGGGAAATATAACTAAAAGAGATTCTTCCCCACTAAAAGTTCACCATTATGGGCCAAAAAGCTCTTCCTCACTGAACATTTTAATCCAATTGTAGAGGTAACCCACACTAGTCCGGTGTGATAGAGCTCAACCCAGAAGGTAAACTCTTTGCCAACTTGAGACATCCGATATAAAAATCCCAAACACAAACAACTCGGCTTCACAATTTATTAAATTCACACAGAAACAAACAATTGATAACAAgactagaaaaaaaaagtctGCAACTTTTTCAACCATGGAGTTAGTAGTACTGCAATACTGTACAAAAAAGCTAGGAAACGAAGCGAATGAGCGCGAATACAGAAGAAGATAGGaagaaataaggaaagtttATGCCCCTATGGGAGCTTTTCGACTGCAGAAACTCACTCAAATTAGTAATTGAAAATGCATAGCAAGACAATATCTCACAGGCCACATATAGGCCATAATAACATGTAGTATGTCTTATTTAAAGAGACGAACATTAGAACACTGTAAAGCCAGCTGAAGTCTTCGATACTGTACCTAGTTTACTTCCACTTCTTGAATTTACCTCCGAACATCCCTCCCTTGCCATGCTTAAACTTGCCGTGCTTTCCATGTTTGAATTTCCCTCCCTTGCCATGCTTAAACTTGCCTCCTCCATAATGACTGGCGCCTCCAACAAATGGCATACCATGTCCTCCCATGTGAGATCCACCGTGTCCGTGAGACAGCTTATGAGCGCCATAAGCAGCAGCTGCAGCTGCAGCACCTCCAGCTAACATTACCCCCATGCCACCATGTCCTGAAAAGTAACAAGCAAACAGACACGAAAAATTAATAATGAGGAAATTGCCAAGATGTACTTGGTCACAAAAGTCGCAACATATTATAAATGTTCATTATTTTCCTGCATCTACTTGTTGAAGTGATACCATTGCTATCAAAGAAACTTAACTAGACAAATCCAAAATAGACAGTACCTTATTGGGATGTCCGGGGGCTGATGACAGCTTATAAATTACTAAATGAAGTCTTTACAACTCGCTTCAAATAAACTCGGGAAGAAATAATACCTGAATGATGCTGTGGAGCACCATGATGACCTGCAGGAGGATACCCTTGTGGAGGATATccttgttgtggaggatatccTCCTTGCGGAGGATAACCCTGCGGTGGATACCCTTGCTGTGGAGGGTACCCTTGTTGAGGAGGGTACCCTTGAGGAGGATACCCTTGCTGCGGAGGGTAACCACCGTGCTGTGGAGGATACTGTCCTGGATGTCCGTGATGACCACCAGCAAGATGACTCATACCTCCCGCTATATTGCTAAAGATTCCCTTATCAGAATCATCCTTACCACCTCCCATATTTCACTAGTACCTAAAACAGATAAATACTTGTCAGACATATTACAACAATAACTAACTCGGAATGAAATGAAATTCAGAGATGATAGAGACTATGGCCACGAGATATCAATTACTACTCTTAACTTCAAAACCTACATAATGCTTTCTAAAACATCCAATCAGTCAAAGAAGAATTATGTGCACAACTAATGATCAAGCAAACCACTGAGTGAACTTATAGTACATGATATATAGATAGTGCACATCAAGAAACAAGAAAGGTGGACATCAACATAAAGCCTGATTGCTAAGTAGGAGAAAGTGTTAAGCAACAAACTACAGGTAGAATTGCAGGAAGACAGCTAATATGTTCTGAGCAAgtgaaaattaaagaaacagGAGTGTAGACATAAACATTTTTATGAATTTCTATACAGTGCCCTTGCCTCCAGTACTGAATAAGTTTTCAGATCACCCTTAGGGAAAAAAAGACCTTCACAACTAAAGATTAGAAGCATCAaaagttctttttctttgttttggaTAAGTTGGAAACAACTTGCATTTTTGAGGGGAAAGTAGAGGCCTTTTTTAAAGGGGTGGATAATAAAGAAGGAAAAGTGACTAAATCTAATGAAACAAAAGGAACTAATCTAAAGTTGCATGACTATTTGTTTATAGTACACCTGAAAAAGACAAAACTCAAATTAAAACAGATCTCTATTCCCTTCTACAGCAAAATCATGCAAGAGGACAAAATCCTCATTTGCTAAAGCATCCAAATTCAGTTTCAGAATAGGACAATCCTCAACCCAAAAACAGTCTCTTCTTCCAATTCAACAAAACCAAAATTCAAACCCAATGAATCAGCTCATCAGCTAAACAGAAAATACAGAGAAAAACACAAAATCAGCTCTAATGGTTGAtcctaccaaaaaaaaaggtaaaaaaaaaaatcttctgtTTTCTCATTTAATCAAATTAGCCCCAAATCCAAATAAATATCAACAAAACATCACAACGGAAGAACCaatcaaacttaaaaattttcaaaatcatttttttttttaaaaaaaacttatcaaATCTTTAGTCGGTGGTCatagaaacaaaaattaaaagggTTAACCCAAAATCGTTTAATCTTCCCATTAACCAAAACCCAAATCCAGAAAACATCAAACATCAAAAGGGTacaaaaagatcaaaattttcaattctaaaaaaaaacagatCTTGAATTTCCAAACTCATGATCATTATCTGGTCAATTCAGATTATTCATGCATGGCTCAACAAATAATCAAACAAGAGAAAATCATCATCAATGGGGGGTAAAAGGAGAAGAGTTCTTACAGATTTTTCCCCTTGAGAAGTTGAACGAAAGTTTTGTTTAACAATACGATTGGACCTACGAATGGAGTATTTGAAGGCTGTTTTGTGAATGAGATATTTTAATGATTCCACGCGTTACTTAAACGCGTACGTGACGTGTGttattgaataaagaaaaaataaataaataaatactatcCAAAATCTTAGCAATACCTTCTTTAATACCAATTAAAATATTCTTTgtcactttctttttttgtatttttagaaaaaatattcctataattggaaaaaagcttttttgattatatatatatatatatatatatattctttcgttttttttacttgttaaattttgatttgattgatatattaagaaaataatgattgatATAGTGAGTTTATAATTTTACCATTGTAGTGTCTTCAAAAACGTTTTTTTTGGGTGAGTCTCGAAGCGGCGCGTAACAAGAACGCTCCGACGAGCAAATTGAAGATGTAAAAATCATAGGGCGTAAAGTCCTGGAATTTGGAGCGTAAGCTCCAAGTGTAAAAATGTAAGTCatgcttcttttttattttcaactttttttggtttgagtcatattttttattattgatggaatgatatttttaaaaaagtaattgtaatactttttcttcattattcgtTATTAATATCTacctcaaataaaaatcataacataatttttttttttgaataacattatctatatataaaaagaattctaaGTCCATCTATGGTTTAtaggattttaaaaaaattatttattttcaaaattagtctTTCCCTTATAAAGTCGTGATAAAAAGTTTGTGTATAAAGGTttgcgacttttataaaaaattgtgatCTTTCTAAAGTGTTATAACCTTTTTAGTGATATTTTCGataagacataaaaaatatttgttcacgccactcttttttatttaaattttctctcattttaaaaaaacaacgaaaattttaaacttcttCTCTACgctattaaatatttatgaatagaTTGTTCAATGCAAGTTCACCTGCATGCTTAAGCATATAGTACTTTACTAATGAAAACATTACCCACGGAAGAATGAAAATTCATGCAATGTTTAGAGTTAAAACGGATGAGGCCttagatgaaattttttaagttaaaggAGGAATCGATTGTGTTCCcgctaaaaatcatttttgatggTCGCTCGAGCACTTTAATGCAACaaaaaagcaaaaatatttttttccatataaaTCTTCATCCTAAATCCTTCCCAATACCTCCTAGTAGGGTTGTGTATCTACAAATGATTGCGTTTACATACTATGAAATATAGGAGTTACAAATGTTATTTTGTAGCAAATTTAAATAGATTACTTTTATAGTACAAATTTTCTACaattacttaattaaatcattaaaataaagcATACCATGATAATATCGCCCCCTTGGACCATATAATACAAActcattttaattaaatgtattttacCAATTGTAAATTTGTaacatttcaaaagaaatataagtCAAATCTCAAAATCTTATCCATATATAACACATAAACTCCAACGCCAATATATAgatcatatcatataaaatgtGTACTAGCTACTCATTATTCCAAAAAAGAcacaatcataatcataatagcAACGTATCTAATATAATTTCCCacttaaaaaatcaaacaaaagggGGAAAAAGTGCTTATTTCCACTTCTTAAATTTCTTGCCATGCTTCTTGCAACACCATATCCAGCCGCGGATGTTTCCGTGCCCTAAAAATGTGACATGTACATACACaacttattttactaatttagaCGATACAAAAATTACTACTATAATATAGTCGTTCATAATTTGTTACTATAACGTAACTCAGTACATATCTAATATTGAATAGAAAGTATATATATGGTCTCACAAAAAGTTAGGTACATACTAAACATGTCACATGAGTTATCACGAGTAATTAacattctctttttttattttttatatcctTAGACCTTATgttattagtttaattaatgAAGATCGATACCTGATTTGCTTGAAGTGTAACCTGCTGGAGGATAAccatattgtttatttttaccGCCTCCCGATTTTTTTAACGAATACCTAATTTTCATATCAGTATAGAAATTAGAACATATTACAGGAAATATGGgtgattattaaattaaatattaaccAATGACTTTGGTGGgtgattattaaattaaatattgagGTAATTTATTGGTTGGTTCACATACATCAAAAGTCAAAAATCATACTAATTAATGAGCAAATATGGAGGAGTATATTTTAAGAAAGTGTATGCGTACAATtactaacatatatatatatataacttaattgTTTTTAGTTCTCATCAAATATTGGAGACATTGAATTATAACATATTGTGACCCAATGGAAAATCGGAAACTAAATGTCTTTTAAGTGTAAAATTAAATGTCTCTcgtaaaaatgacataaaactcaattttcttttataacaaattaaaaagatcatctcttttttaaaaaaaaatgtcaatatcATCGAAAAATTAGTATATTTAATTGTCAGATGCACGTGCCTTAAGGGAGTCTGACTTCAATATAAACAATGAATAAGGTGGGTCATTACTCAAATAACCATTTTTGTTTATATCAACATTCTCCCCCCCTTTTCTATATCTCAACATTACTCAAATtctaaataacttttttatgttCTAAATATGGGTGCTAAAAGTGGCTACTTGATGTCATTTCTACCTCTTCCTTACTTCAATTGGACTTTAAAA contains these protein-coding regions:
- the LOC778320 gene encoding uncharacterized protein isoform X1 — its product is MGGGKDDSDKGIFSNIAGGMSHLAGGHHGHPGQYPPQHGGYPPQQGYPPQGYPPQQGYPPQQGYPPQGYPPQGGYPPQQGYPPQGYPPAGHHGAPQHHSGHGGMGVMLAGGAAAAAAAYGAHKLSHGHGGSHMGGHGMPFVGGASHYGGGKFKHGKGGKFKHGKHGKFKHGKGGMFGGKFKKWK